A window of Mycolicibacterium holsaticum DSM 44478 = JCM 12374 genomic DNA:
CCCGATCTAGGGCGGCCGAAGGTCAGGGCCGAACCCACCGGACGATGACGGTTCCGTCGCTGCCGAGCAGAATGTCCTTGCGCCGCATCCGGATCTCGACATGCTCGGACGTGGCGGCGATGCGCCGTGCGGGTCCGGCCACCATCATCGGGCTGGTGGTTAGACACAGTTCGTCGATCTCGTCGACCGCGACCAGGCCGGAGAACAGGGTGGGGCCGCCCTCGACGAGGACTCGGTTCAGCCCCAGATCGGCAAAAGCTTTGCGTATTGTGCTGCAAAGGTTCTGACCGGTCGCTACCTCCCGCACGATCGCGCCGGCCGAGGCAAGGCTGCGCCGCGCCCCGTTGGGTGCACTCGCGGAGACGAACACGATCGGTGGTGTGGCCGCATCGGCCAACAGATGCGGCGGGATCACGGCGCGGCTGGACAGCACCGCGAGCCGCAGGGCCGGCGACAACCCGTGCGAACAACGCCACGGTTGCGCGTCGGCGGCGACCTGGATGTCGGCATAGGGCGCCGACGCCGCGGTGGTGCTCCCGACGAGGATCACGTCGGCAACCTCACGCAACCGCTTGAATACCCGCCGGTCCGTATCCGTGCCCAACTTCCTGCCGGCACCTTCGAGCGTCACGGCCCCGTCGATGCTAGTGATGAAATTCGCGCGAAGACGTGGCCGGGACAGCCTGTCGGGGTAGGCGAAGAGGTCGCGCAAAGCGTCGTCGGTCAGCGTATCGGGTTCGTGCACGGTCGAGCGCGATATCGAGGCGACAGCGGTCATAGCGCGGTGCTCACATTCGTCTGCGGTTGGTATCTGACCGTCACCGCGCGCTCCGCCGGCCGCGGGCGGTCGACGAAGAACAGCGCGGTGATCACGCCCAAACCGGCGGCGAACGCCGGCAAGAGCATCGACTGCGACATCGCATCGTAAAACGGTGTCGCGGGGCCACCGGGTCTGCCGTGCAGCAGCGCTGTCATCAACGCGGCGATACTGGCGCTGCTGAGCACCGCCCCGGCCTGCCGGATCGTGTTGAACACCGCCGAGCCGGCACCCGCCAGGTCGGCCGGTACCGTCCGGGATGCGATGACAGCCAGCGGTTCCCACGTCAACGCGCCGGCGGCACCGATCACTGTGAGCGGCAACGTCAACCGCCAGACGGGTGTGGACGGGTTCATCTCCAGCGCAAGCCAGCCGAGGGCGAGCGCCATAGCCGCAAAGCCCGGAGCGACGATGGCCCGCGGATGGACGCGGTCGACGAGCATGCCGACAATCGGGGCCAGCACGCCGGTTGCGATGGCCATCGGCAGCGTCAGCAACGCCGCCTGGGTGGCCGAAAGGCCCCGCGTGTCTTGTAGATAGAACATCAACGGAACGGCGAAGGCGACGACCGCGAAGCTGGTCAGCGCGATGCCGACGTTGGAGAGGCCGAAATCGCGGTGGCGGAACAACGTCAGGGGAACCAACGGCTCATGCGGCTGCACCGACTGCCAGACCACGAAGACCGCAAGCAGCGCCAGCCCGCCGAAGATCAGCCCCCAGATGCCGGGCGCCCAGCTGTGGTTCTGGCCCTCCTGCAAACCGAACACGATCAAACAGATCCCGACGGTGGACAGCAGCACCCCGACGCCGTCGAAGCGATGCCGCCTGCCGGGTAGCGCGGGTACCAGCCGTAGCGCCAACACCAACCCCAGCGCGCCGATCGGGACGTTGATCAGGAAGATGCCCTGCCAGCCCAGCCCGTCGATGAGCACACCGCCGAGCAGCGGACCGGTGAACATACCCACCGCCGCGGTGGCCCCCCAGATGCTCATCGCGACGCCGCGGCGTTGGGCAGGGAAGCTGCGGGTGACCACCGAAAAGGTCTGCGGCGTCAGCAGCGCAGCGCCGATCCCCTGGGCGACCCGTCCGCCGATCAGCATGCCGATGGACTCGGCCAGCCCGCACCACAACGACGCGGCAGTGAAGATCCCCAGGCCGATGAGGTAGACGGTCTTTGGCCCGAACCGGTCGCCGAGGCGTCCGCCGATCAGCAGGAATGCGGCAAACATCAACAGGTAGGCGCTGGTCACCCAGATCACCGCTTCGTAGCCCGCGCCGAACTCCTGTTTGAGCGCCGGGTTGGCGACCGCGACGACGGTCGAATCGACGACGATCAAAAAGAAGCCGACCATCATCGCCCACACCGCGCGGAACGGCTGACTGCTCGTCGGCGTGGGCACGTCGATCACCGTCGTAACAGCAGATGCAGCGCCTCAGCCCGCGACGTCGCATCGGTTTTGAACTGACCCCGAACCGCGGAAGTCGTCGTGATGGCCCCCGGCTTACGCACTCCGCGCATCGCCATACAGAGATGCTCGGCCTCCACGACAACAATGACGCCGCGCGGATTCAACTTATTCATAATCGCCTCGGCGATTTGTCCGGTAAGCCGTTCCTGCACTTGCGGACGCCGGGCGTATAACTCGACCAATCGAGCGATTTTGGACAATCCCGTTACCCGGCCGTCTTCGCCGGGAAGATAGCCAACATGGGCCACTCCGTGGAATGAAACCAGGTGATGTTCGCACGTGGAGTACATCGGAATTTGCTTGATCAGCACGAGCTCGTCATGTTGTTCATCGAACATCGCCGTCAGCACGTCGTCGGGATCGCTGTACAGACCGGCGAATATCTCGCGATATGCCCGTGCGACGCGGGCCGGAGTGTCGCGCAGACCATCTCGGTACGGATCTTCTCCGACGGCGACCAGCAAGTCGAAAATGGCGGCTTCAACGGCCGCCTGATCGAATAACTGTGCCCGGCTTACTTTGCCGTTGGCAGTATGCGGCGCTTCTGGCGACTGCAACATATTGCCTCCTCGCGCCGCAATACAGAAAGGCCGCTTTCTCCAGGAATTGCGCAGGTATAGCCAAACTAATAGCAGAGCATTTACGTCACCGTCAGTTGTTTTGGAGAATTCGCGGTGTGGCCTGCTCTGTGGGTGGCGGTCAGATCGGCGGCAGTTCGAGCCAGCCGTCGACCTGAAACGCGTCGCCGCGGGCGACGACCCTCGCGCCGCCGTGGCCCGGATAGTGCGCCGGGATGACCGCGGCGCGCCGCCGCGAGGCCTCGGTGAGAATCCGTCGCCGCGTCACCGCCGCCGCCTCGAAGTCCTCGTCCCATCCGCACGGATCACCCGGCCGGGCGATCTGGATCGGGCAGTGCGTCAGATCGCCGACGAACACGGCGGGCTTGCCGGCGTCGAGCCACACCACCGACGAACCCGGGGTGTGTCCCGGGGCCGGACGTAGCCACAGCGACTCGCTGAGCTGGTGGTCGTCCGACCACAGCTCGATCTGATCGTCGACCGGAGAAACGCTGTCCCCGAACACCGTTCGGACATGACGCTGTGCCGACTCCTCATCCTCGGTGCGCGGGGTCGACGTCTGCGCGGGCCCGTCCGGCGCGAAATGCCGGTAGTCGGCCTCGGGCACCAGATAGCGGGCGTTGGGGAAGGTCGGCACCCAGTCATCGCCGTCGCGCATGGTGTTCCAGCCGACGTGGTCGAAGTGCAGATGGGTGTTGACGACGACGTCCACGACGCCCGGGTCGAAGCCGGCGTTGCGAAGTGTCTGCAGGAAGTCCGTCTGCAGGTTGTCCAACACGGCCATTCGCGGCCGGGCCTTGCCGTTGCCCGCGCCGGTGTCGACCAGCACGGTCAGCCCGTCGACCTCGATGACCCAGACCTGCAGGGCGATGCGCCAGCCGGCGTCGGTCCAGAACGTCGGCGCGAACTCGTCGGCGTGTTCGCGCCAAGCCTGCGCCGGGGTGTGCGGGAACACCGCGGTGGGGAGGTCGTCGACCTGCCATTCGATGACGCGGGTGAGCGTCGCGTTGCCGAGCCGGACCTGGTCCACGAACCTCAGGCTAGGTGACGGCGAGCGTGCGTAAACTTCGGCAAAACCCCGGCGTGTCGCCCTCAAACACACACGCCCGCGCAAAGGGGCTACGGCTTGATCCGGATGTGGCCGGGGGAGTACAGCCCGCTGTGCGTGGCGGTGCCGAACTCCAGCTCGGCGGGCTGTGCCTCGCGCGCCTCGGGGGTGGGCTCGAACTTGCGCAGCGAACCCCAATCGCGGCCCCAGTCCTGCGACAGGTAAGTGGCCATCACATGCGCGCGCAACAGCAGATCGCTGATGCCGAGCAGCCCGCCGCTGAGGCCGTCCTGCCAGGTGTCGGTGTCTTTGCGCTTGGCGTTGTAGTCCGGTGTGATCCGGAACTTGGGGATCTCGGTGACACCGTTGGCGTGCAGCATCGGCTGCTGACACGGGAACGCCAGGCCCACCGCCCAGTCCATCAGCACCGGCTGGTCGGAGCCGACGTACTCCTGAACCGAGCGCAGTTCCGGTACCCGCGGCGGGGTGACCGCCACCCAGTCACCGCGGGTCAGCGAGTCGTCGTCGGCGACGACGCGGACCGCGACCGCATCGGCGGGGATGTCGGAACGGGCGAACCGCAGATTGCGCCACGACGGGATCGGGCCGAGGTCGTAGGGCACCAGCCGGCCCGCGGGCACCGGTGCGCCGTCCTGGCCGGCCGTGGCGTACTCGAGGACGACGGTCTGGCCCTCCGTGCGCCCGTTGAACACGCTGTCCCCGGTGATGGTGCCCGCGGCGGTGACGACCACCAACGGATGAGCATCGTCGGGCGGCGGTAGCTCGTACCACGCCGAGGTCAACAGGCTCTCCTGCTGCGGGCCGGTGGCGTAACTCCCGGCCAGCGGCACCCTGGCCGGGTCGAGCTGATACGGCAGCGGCACCGTGGACCCGTTGACGCCGGGGCTGTCGAGCTCGGTGGAATGATCCCAGTCGTAGTCCGTGCCCGGCATCGGCAGGTTCATCCGGATCGCCTCGGCGACAATCTTTTCCGGCACGCCGTCGGGGGTGAAGCCGACCGGGTCGACCCCGCCCAGCGGACCCAGCGGGCCGTAGTCGCCCGGCAGCGGCGTCAAGAAGCCGTCGTTGGGATCGGGTTCGACGAGCACGTCGTCGGCCAGCCCGCAGCCACCGGCGAAGGCCCGCAGGTTCGCCCACGCGTTGGAGTAGGTCGGGTACTGCCGGATCGCGCCCACCAGCATCGAACCGACGAACACCACCACCATGAACCCGGCGGTGACGGGGATCGGCGCGGCGGTCAACGCCCGGGTGATGCGGCCCTCGCCGCGGTCACGGGCCGCGAAGTGCAGCCACATCGCATACAGCGCAGCGACCGCGAACAGCGCGAAGAACACCGTGCTGACCGTGACGCCGCCGATCGCGGGCATGTCGTTGTTGAACGGCACACCGAAACTCGACACGTACCACCAGCCGTTGGTGGTGGCAAAGCACAGCGCCAGAAGGAACAGCACCGCGGCCAGCACCGCCATCCGGTTGCGCGACCAGCGCAGCACGGCAGGCGATACCAGCACGGTGGCCAGCGCCGCCATGGCCGCGCCCACCGCGGCGAACAACCCGAAGTGGTGCACCCACTTGGTGGGGGTGAACATCAGGAAGAAGATGGTGCCGAAGATGACACCCATCAACCGCCACGCCGGACCCCGGGCGACACCGGGAATTCGCTTGCGCCGCATCATGATGAACATCGACACCAACAGCGACAGCGCGGTGATCAGGAAGCCGAACCGCCGCGACAGTGAACCGTCGACCGTCGGCAGGATCAGGTAGTAGTACCGCAGGTTCTCGGTGTACCACTCCTGGTTGGGCCCGATGTCGGTGCGGATACGGGTCGCCTCGAGCACGGTCGCCAAGGTCTGGTCGAAGAAGACGATCGCCAGGATGACGGTGCCCGCGGCCAGCATCGGCGCCACCAGCGGCCAGGTGCCGACCAGACTCCGCCGCCGCACCAGGATCCGCAGGATCGGGCGGCCACCTGCGAGCAGTGCGGCCACCGCGATCAGCCCCGTCGGCTGAATGCCCAGCGTGAACGCCGCGGTCAGCGTCGCCAGCGCGGCCGGGGTCAACCGGCCCGAGATGATCGCGCGTTCGATCAGCACGTAGGTGATCAACGCGCCGGTGGCGATCTGGCCCTCGGGACGCAGGCCGTTGTTGAACGGCATCCACGCCGCGAGCAGCACCAGGCCGGCCGCCCACAGCGCGGGTTTACTGGCCGCCACCGCGGGGCCCAGCCGGGGCAGCACTTCGCGAGACAGCAACAGCCAGCACAGGATTCCGCACACCAGGTCGGGCAGCCGGATCCAGATGCTGGCGTCGCTGACGCTGGTCATCATCGCCAGCAGGTTGTAGTACCAGCCGAACGGGTCCTCGGGGCTGCCGAACCAGCGGAAGTAGTTCGACATGTACCCGGCGTGCCCGGCGACGCGGGCCATGCCCAGGATGTAGCCGTCGTCAGACGAGTTGGCCCCGATGACATGCCAGATTAGGAATCCGCCGACGACGGTGACATCGGTGGCGGTGAACGTGCGCCACCGCTGCGGGATCAGCCGGTGCATCCGCCGCCCGTCGAGGCGGTCCAGCCGCCACAACGCCAGCAGCGCGAGCACGGTGGAAAGGATCGCCAGCACCATTGCGGTCAGCTTCAACGGCGTTGGCTTGGAAGAGAACCGGGTGTCGATGGTGGCCGATACGGACAGCCCGGGCGGTGCGGGACCGGTCAACTCGGTGAACACGCCGACGATCTGCGGGCGCAGGTTCGGGTCGGTGAACCCGCTGCGCTGTTCGGAGCCGTCGGACTTGGTCAGCCCGACGAACGTCGCGAACGTGCCCTCCTCGGTCGACGTGATGTCGATGTGTTGACAGGCAGCCGATTCCACCTCGGCGCGGGGCACGCTGGCCACCACCACGTTGCGGTCGGTGATGTCGACCCGTTCGTCGGACACGTTGACGAACAGCGACTGCAGGGCGGCCTGCTTACCGTCGCTGGGTGCGGTGCCGAACACCACGCCACCCGACGGCGGCATCGAGCGGACCACCGCGCAGGGCACGGTCGCGGTCATCGACACCGGCGTCAACGAGATCAGCGGCGAGGTCACGTTGTTGAGCTGACCGTGCTGCGGCCACTGCAGGGTCGCGGTGGTCTGCACCACCGGCAGCAGCGGGGTCGCGACCGACAACACGAAGCCGATCAGCCCGGCGACGGTGGCCACCCAGCGCGCGATCGTCACGTCACGGCTCGTCGCGGCGCGGGTCACGGTCTCGGTCTCGGTCATGGCCCGCGTCATGGCAGCGCCCTGATCGGTCCGTTGCGGCTCCACCCGAAGACGCGTTGCGTGCCCTGTTCGACGGCGGCCTGCGGTGCCTGCGACGCGGGCACCACCCGGTCGTAGCGTTCGATCGAACCCCAGTCGCGGTACCAGTCACCGCGCAGATACGTCGGAACCGTCGAGGTGCGCAGCAGCGCCTGGATGAACAGGAACGGGCCGCCGTCCTGGGCGGACTGCCACATGTTCGACGACGACACCACCTGCTTGAAGTTGGGCAGGATCCGGTACTCGGGCAGTTCGGCGATGCCGAGACGCTCGGCGAACGGCCGCTGGCAGGGGAAGTTCGCGGCCGTCGCGATGTCCATCAGCACCGGGGTCTGCGAGCCGAGGAACTCCTGCGCGGTTTCCAGCACCGGCACCCGCGGCGGCGTGAACGCGAACCACTGATCGGTCGACAGGTTGGGGTCGTCGGCGACGATGCGCGCGACGTTGGCCTCCGGCGGCGCCCACGACAGCGGGAATCGCAGGTTGCGCCAAGCCTTTTGGGGGAAGATGTCGATCGGCTGCACCTCACCAAGCGCCTGATAGCTGCCATCGGGGTGGTGCACGCCCCACTGCAGCTTCAGTGACTGTCCGTAGTTGAACGAACCGTCCTCCTCGTAGTACCAGATGGCACCGGCTGCGGCGACCGTCACCAGCGGCCGGTCGGGGGTGCGAGGCGGCAGCTGATACCACGCCGAGGTGACCGTCGCCGCCACGTCATTCTCGTCGTAGCTGCCCATCACCGGCGTGCGGTCCGGGTCCAACCCGAACGGCAGGAACACCCGGGATCCGTTGATGCCCTCGGGCCCGTACCCGCCGCCGGTACCGGCGGCGTAGCCGATGCCGACGTTGGGCTCGTTCGGTGAGCCGTCGGAGTTGACCAGACCGGGATTGGCGGTGACCGGTTCGGCGGGTTCCAGGGTGTCGCTGACCCCGTTGGGGGTGAACCCGACCGGGTCCGCACCGCCGAGCGGGCCGTATTCTCCGAAGCGCTGCCCCGGAACCGGTTGCAGCAGACCGGCATTGGTGTCGCGTTCGACCAGCACGTCGTCGGCCATCGCGCAGCTAGGTGTCGAATTCATCCCGACGAAACCAGTCAACGCCGACAGGTTCGCCTTGGCGGTGGTGTAGACCGGATAGCGCTGCACGGCGCCCTTGGCCATCGAACCGACCTCGAGCACCACCATGATGATCGCCACCACCAGTAGCGGTGTGGAGGCCAGCACCCGGTTGCGGCGGGTGTCGGCCACCTGGGTGTGCCCGGCGTAGTCGATGCGGAAATGCAACCACGCCGACAGCAGGCCGGTCGCGATCGCCAGCACGAGGAAGATCGTCATCACCGGGACACCGGCCAGCACGGGCTGCTTGTCGAACCACGGCACCCCGTAGTTGCCGACATAGAACCAGCCATTGATACCGGAAGTGGCCCAGGCCAATACGAACAGCAGCGCGGTGACGTAGAGCGCGAGGTTGCGTCGGCTGTGCAGCCCGACCCGCGCGAACGCGAACGCGGTGACCGCGCCGAGCGCACCGGCCAGGCCCGCGAACGCCCCGAACTGCACCGCCCACTTCGTCGGGGTGAACGTCAGCAGCAGCAGGCCCACCGCGGTCACGCCGATCAACCGCCACACCGGGCCCTTCGCCATCCCGGGCACGCTGCTGCGGCGCAACAGCACCGCGAGCATGCCGAACAGGCACAAGAACATCACCAGCACGGCAAAGCGCCGGGTCAGCGACGAGTCGACGCTGTCCTCCACGGTGAGGAAGTAGTAGCGCAGAAAGTCCTGATACCAGGCGATGGTGGGGCCGACCTTGTACTTGATGCGGGCCGACTCGGCGACGGTGGCCAGCGTCTGGTCGCGGAACACCACCACGAAGATCAGGGCGGCCGACGCGGCCAGCGCGGCCAGCGGGGCCGCCAGACCGTCGACGGGGCGGCGCGCCCGGATGGCTCTGGCGATCGCGCGGGCACCCACCAGCAGCGGCGCCAGCGCGATGAGACCCTGCGGCGCCAGCGTCACGGTGAACACCGCGACGACGATCGCGAGCGCCGCCGGCCACAGCCGCCGGGTGCCGATCGCGTTCTCGACCAGCATCCAGGCCGCGACCACGCCGAACGCAATCAGCGGTTCGGGGCGCAGCCCGTTGTTGAACGGCAGCCACGCGGCCAGGAACACCGCACCGGCCGTCCACACCGCGACCCGGTTACCCGCCAGGCCCGCCTTACCGGGGCCCAGCCGGGCCAGCACGCAGCGGCTGATCAGCAGCCACGTGCCCACCGCGGCCAGGGTTGCCGGCAGCCGCATCCACACCCCGGCGGTGCTGACCGTCGCCAGCTGCGACAGCACGGACTGGTACCAGTCGAACGGGGCCTCCGTCGCGCCGAAGTAGCGGAAGTAGTTCGCGGTGTAGCCGGCCTCGTTCGCCACGCGGGCGATGGTCAGGTTGTAGCCGTCGTCGGAGGAGATAGCTCCGATCAGATGCCACAGCAGCAGCGTGCCGACCACGCCGATGTCGGCCAGCCGGTGCCACCCCCCGACGCGCCAGAACCGGCGCCATCCGCGGGGCACCCGGCGTCCGGAGGTGCGGTCCAGCACCGCCAGCGCGACGATCGACGCGATCACGCAGAGCACCCCGAGCACCAGCACGGCGAGCTTGAGGGCGGTCGGGGAGGTGATGAACCGGGTGTCGACGTCGATCCGCGCGGACAGCTCTGGGCTGGATGTCGCCGCCGCGGCGGCTCCGGCCTGCGCAGGTATCTCGAGCTCGGTGAACACCCCCGCGACCTGGGGTTTCTTATCGGCGGACAGGGTGCCCGCCGCGCCGGGGATACCGACGAAGTCGGCGCCCACCTCGCCGGGGTTGGCCCAGATGTGCAGTGTGCTGCACGCCCCGGCCTGCACCGCGGGCCTGGGGGCCACCGCGGCGACCGAGTCGCGCACCGCGACGACGACGACATCGGAGGTGGCCCGCACGAACAGCCCGTTGCGGCTGGCGTCGATGCCTGCGGGCGGCACCGTGGAGAGGACCAGCCCGCCGTCGTCCGGCAGCGTCGCGACGGCCTGGCAGGGGATGGAGATGTCGAGCGTGAGCGGTGCGCCGGACACCAGCGGGGCGGTGATATCGGAGACGAACCCGTCGGGGTCGGCGGCCTGCGGCCACAGAATGGTCGCGGTGGTCTGCGCGACCGGCAGCAGCGGGGCCAGCCCGCACAGCAGGACGCCCGCGATGCCCGCGACGGCCGCGATCAGTCGCGTCATGCGATGAGACGGGTCGCTGGGCACGAGGGTCGATGGTAGGCGACGAAGCTAATGACGCAGCGGCGCCGGGCTCCACAGCCCGCTACGCGTCGCCGAACCGAGATCGATCCGCGCCGGCTGCGCGTCCGGGTAGTACGGGGTCAACTGCTGAAGGGCGCCCCAGTCGCGGAACCAGTCGTCGGACAGATACGACGGCACCGTGGTGGCGCGCACCAGCAGCTCGGTGATGCCCAGCGGTCCGCCGCCCAGGTTGTCCATCACCGGTGAGTTGGCCTCTGCGCCGAACCGGTCGGGCAGGATGCGCCACTTCGGCACCTCGATGACGCCGTTCTGGTGGTCGAACGGCCGCTGGCAGGGGAAGGCCATGCCGACCAGCCAGTCCAGCAGCACCGGGTCGGCCGAGCCGACGACGTCCTGCAGCGTGCGCAGTTCGGGGATGCGCGGCGGGGTGAGCGCGATCCAGTGCTCGGGGTTGAGGTCGTCGTCGGTGGCGACCAGCCGCACCCGGGTGGCGTCGTCGGGGATGGCGTCCATCGGCACCCGCAGGTTGCGCCAGGCCGGGGACGCGCCGACGTCGCCGAACACCACGCTGCCCGCCGCGTCGTCGCCCTCGTCGCCCGCCCACTGCACGAGGACCTCGCCCGGATCGAAGCGTCCGGCCGCGGCCACCACGAGCAACGGGCCGGTCTCGTCGCGTGCGGGCAGCCGGTACCACGCCGAGCGCAGCGACGCCGGCTGCTGTGTGCCGCTGCGCCAGCTGCCCATCACCGGCGTGGTGGCCGGGTTCAGCTCGAACGGCAGCCGCGCGCGGGATCCGTTGATCCCCGCAGACGCGGTGGTGCCGCCCTCGGTGCCGGCCTCGCCTGCGGTGTCGTCGCCTTCGGGGGTATCGGCGAAGTTCGTCGCGGTGCCGGGGCCGCCCATCACCTCGTCCGCGGACAGGTCCGACGGAATCCCGTTGGGGCCGAAGCCGTCCGACGTTTCGGCGCCCAACGCCTCACCGACGGGGCTGTCCACCGGCGCCAGCATGCCCGCGTTGGCGTTCTGTTCGACGAGCACGTCTTCGGCCAGCCCGCAGGTCTTGCCGGTCAGCGCTTCGAGGTTGGAGCGGCCCACGCTCCACGCCGGATACTGGTCGGTCATGCCCAACGTCAGCGACAGCACCTCGAACACCACCAGGGCCCAGGTGGCGATCGCCAACGGCGCCTGGACGACCCGCTGCCAGCGCCGCGGTTCGCCCGGCGGTGACGCGTCGCGGCCGGAGAAGTGGAACCACGCCGCCACCAGCAGGGCGATCACCGAAAGCCCGAGCAGCATCGTGGTGAAGCCGAACCGCCACTCCGGGAACTCGTTCGACCACGGCACACCGAAATTGGAGACGTACCACCAGCCGTTGACGGTGGCGAACGACAGCGCGGTGGCGAACAGCACGGCCGCGGTGAACACCGACCGGTTACGCCGCGAGCGCATCGCGGCGGCGCTGACCGCGACGGCGGCAAGGGCCCCGAGCGATCCGGCCA
This region includes:
- a CDS encoding arabinosyltransferase domain-containing protein produces the protein MTRLIAAVAGIAGVLLCGLAPLLPVAQTTATILWPQAADPDGFVSDITAPLVSGAPLTLDISIPCQAVATLPDDGGLVLSTVPPAGIDASRNGLFVRATSDVVVVAVRDSVAAVAPRPAVQAGACSTLHIWANPGEVGADFVGIPGAAGTLSADKKPQVAGVFTELEIPAQAGAAAAATSSPELSARIDVDTRFITSPTALKLAVLVLGVLCVIASIVALAVLDRTSGRRVPRGWRRFWRVGGWHRLADIGVVGTLLLWHLIGAISSDDGYNLTIARVANEAGYTANYFRYFGATEAPFDWYQSVLSQLATVSTAGVWMRLPATLAAVGTWLLISRCVLARLGPGKAGLAGNRVAVWTAGAVFLAAWLPFNNGLRPEPLIAFGVVAAWMLVENAIGTRRLWPAALAIVVAVFTVTLAPQGLIALAPLLVGARAIARAIRARRPVDGLAAPLAALAASAALIFVVVFRDQTLATVAESARIKYKVGPTIAWYQDFLRYYFLTVEDSVDSSLTRRFAVLVMFLCLFGMLAVLLRRSSVPGMAKGPVWRLIGVTAVGLLLLTFTPTKWAVQFGAFAGLAGALGAVTAFAFARVGLHSRRNLALYVTALLFVLAWATSGINGWFYVGNYGVPWFDKQPVLAGVPVMTIFLVLAIATGLLSAWLHFRIDYAGHTQVADTRRNRVLASTPLLVVAIIMVVLEVGSMAKGAVQRYPVYTTAKANLSALTGFVGMNSTPSCAMADDVLVERDTNAGLLQPVPGQRFGEYGPLGGADPVGFTPNGVSDTLEPAEPVTANPGLVNSDGSPNEPNVGIGYAAGTGGGYGPEGINGSRVFLPFGLDPDRTPVMGSYDENDVAATVTSAWYQLPPRTPDRPLVTVAAAGAIWYYEEDGSFNYGQSLKLQWGVHHPDGSYQALGEVQPIDIFPQKAWRNLRFPLSWAPPEANVARIVADDPNLSTDQWFAFTPPRVPVLETAQEFLGSQTPVLMDIATAANFPCQRPFAERLGIAELPEYRILPNFKQVVSSSNMWQSAQDGGPFLFIQALLRTSTVPTYLRGDWYRDWGSIERYDRVVPASQAPQAAVEQGTQRVFGWSRNGPIRALP
- the folE gene encoding GTP cyclohydrolase I FolE, which encodes MLQSPEAPHTANGKVSRAQLFDQAAVEAAIFDLLVAVGEDPYRDGLRDTPARVARAYREIFAGLYSDPDDVLTAMFDEQHDELVLIKQIPMYSTCEHHLVSFHGVAHVGYLPGEDGRVTGLSKIARLVELYARRPQVQERLTGQIAEAIMNKLNPRGVIVVVEAEHLCMAMRGVRKPGAITTTSAVRGQFKTDATSRAEALHLLLRR
- a CDS encoding MBL fold metallo-hydrolase, which translates into the protein MDQVRLGNATLTRVIEWQVDDLPTAVFPHTPAQAWREHADEFAPTFWTDAGWRIALQVWVIEVDGLTVLVDTGAGNGKARPRMAVLDNLQTDFLQTLRNAGFDPGVVDVVVNTHLHFDHVGWNTMRDGDDWVPTFPNARYLVPEADYRHFAPDGPAQTSTPRTEDEESAQRHVRTVFGDSVSPVDDQIELWSDDHQLSESLWLRPAPGHTPGSSVVWLDAGKPAVFVGDLTHCPIQIARPGDPCGWDEDFEAAAVTRRRILTEASRRRAAVIPAHYPGHGGARVVARGDAFQVDGWLELPPI
- a CDS encoding DHA2 family efflux MFS transporter permease subunit translates to MPTPTSSQPFRAVWAMMVGFFLIVVDSTVVAVANPALKQEFGAGYEAVIWVTSAYLLMFAAFLLIGGRLGDRFGPKTVYLIGLGIFTAASLWCGLAESIGMLIGGRVAQGIGAALLTPQTFSVVTRSFPAQRRGVAMSIWGATAAVGMFTGPLLGGVLIDGLGWQGIFLINVPIGALGLVLALRLVPALPGRRHRFDGVGVLLSTVGICLIVFGLQEGQNHSWAPGIWGLIFGGLALLAVFVVWQSVQPHEPLVPLTLFRHRDFGLSNVGIALTSFAVVAFAVPLMFYLQDTRGLSATQAALLTLPMAIATGVLAPIVGMLVDRVHPRAIVAPGFAAMALALGWLALEMNPSTPVWRLTLPLTVIGAAGALTWEPLAVIASRTVPADLAGAGSAVFNTIRQAGAVLSSASIAALMTALLHGRPGGPATPFYDAMSQSMLLPAFAAGLGVITALFFVDRPRPAERAVTVRYQPQTNVSTAL
- a CDS encoding arabinosyltransferase domain-containing protein — translated: MTETETVTRAATSRDVTIARWVATVAGLIGFVLSVATPLLPVVQTTATLQWPQHGQLNNVTSPLISLTPVSMTATVPCAVVRSMPPSGGVVFGTAPSDGKQAALQSLFVNVSDERVDITDRNVVVASVPRAEVESAACQHIDITSTEEGTFATFVGLTKSDGSEQRSGFTDPNLRPQIVGVFTELTGPAPPGLSVSATIDTRFSSKPTPLKLTAMVLAILSTVLALLALWRLDRLDGRRMHRLIPQRWRTFTATDVTVVGGFLIWHVIGANSSDDGYILGMARVAGHAGYMSNYFRWFGSPEDPFGWYYNLLAMMTSVSDASIWIRLPDLVCGILCWLLLSREVLPRLGPAVAASKPALWAAGLVLLAAWMPFNNGLRPEGQIATGALITYVLIERAIISGRLTPAALATLTAAFTLGIQPTGLIAVAALLAGGRPILRILVRRRSLVGTWPLVAPMLAAGTVILAIVFFDQTLATVLEATRIRTDIGPNQEWYTENLRYYYLILPTVDGSLSRRFGFLITALSLLVSMFIMMRRKRIPGVARGPAWRLMGVIFGTIFFLMFTPTKWVHHFGLFAAVGAAMAALATVLVSPAVLRWSRNRMAVLAAVLFLLALCFATTNGWWYVSSFGVPFNNDMPAIGGVTVSTVFFALFAVAALYAMWLHFAARDRGEGRITRALTAAPIPVTAGFMVVVFVGSMLVGAIRQYPTYSNAWANLRAFAGGCGLADDVLVEPDPNDGFLTPLPGDYGPLGPLGGVDPVGFTPDGVPEKIVAEAIRMNLPMPGTDYDWDHSTELDSPGVNGSTVPLPYQLDPARVPLAGSYATGPQQESLLTSAWYELPPPDDAHPLVVVTAAGTITGDSVFNGRTEGQTVVLEYATAGQDGAPVPAGRLVPYDLGPIPSWRNLRFARSDIPADAVAVRVVADDDSLTRGDWVAVTPPRVPELRSVQEYVGSDQPVLMDWAVGLAFPCQQPMLHANGVTEIPKFRITPDYNAKRKDTDTWQDGLSGGLLGISDLLLRAHVMATYLSQDWGRDWGSLRKFEPTPEAREAQPAELEFGTATHSGLYSPGHIRIKP
- a CDS encoding dihydrofolate reductase family protein, giving the protein MTAVASISRSTVHEPDTLTDDALRDLFAYPDRLSRPRLRANFITSIDGAVTLEGAGRKLGTDTDRRVFKRLREVADVILVGSTTAASAPYADIQVAADAQPWRCSHGLSPALRLAVLSSRAVIPPHLLADAATPPIVFVSASAPNGARRSLASAGAIVREVATGQNLCSTIRKAFADLGLNRVLVEGGPTLFSGLVAVDEIDELCLTTSPMMVAGPARRIAATSEHVEIRMRRKDILLGSDGTVIVRWVRP